The genomic stretch TTGGAGAAAATCGCGGTGTTGATGCCTGTCAGGTTGCCGTTGGCATCCACCAGCGCGCCGCCGGAGTTGCCCGGGTTGATGGCCGCGTCGGTCTGGATAAAGTCTTCGTAGCTGTTGAGGCCCAACTGGTTGCGCCCGGTGGCGCTGATGATGCCCATGGTCACGGTCTGGCCGACGCCGAACGGGTTGCCGATCGCCAGCGCTACATCCCCGACGCGCAGTCCTTCGGAGCGGCCGATGGTGATGGACGGCAGGTTCTTGAGGTCGATTTTCAGGACCGCAAGGTCGGTTTCCGGATCGCTGCCCACCACCCGCGCCAGGGTTTCGCGGCCATCGCGCAGGGCCACGACAATCTGGTCGGCCCCGGTGCTCACATGGTTGTTGGTCAGTATGTAGCCCTCGGGGCTCATGATCACCCCGGAGCCAAGGCTCGACTCCATGCGGCGCTGCTTGGGCGAGTTGTCACCGAAAAAGCGCCGGAACTGTGGGTCTTCGAACAGTGGGTGCGCCGGTTTATTGATGACCTTGGTGGTGTACAGGTTGACCACCGCAGGCGCGGCGGCCACCACCGCATCGGCGTAGGTCACCGGGCCTTGTTGCACCGCGCTGGTTTGCGGTGCCTGTTGCAGGTTGACGTCCAGGCTTGGCAGGCCGACCCATTGCGGATAACGCTGAATGATCAGCATCGCGATCAGCACGCCGGCCAACAATGGCCATCCAAAATAACGCAGCGCCTTGAGCATCAAGTAAGTCCTGACAGGTTGCAGGGGGCGTGGGAGCGCCCATAATGTCGCGCATTATACGAGGCCGCGAGCGCCTCTGAACGGGATATTTAGGAGTCTTTTATGGCCGTCGCCCTGAGCACCCTGGTTGAAGAAGCGGATCGCTACTTGAACAGCGCGAAAATTGCCGATTACTGCCCCAATGGCCTGCAGGTCGAAGGGCGACCGCAGGTGTTGCGTATTGTCAGTGGCGTGACCGCCAGCCAGGCGCTACTCGACGCCGCAGTCGAGGCCAAGGCCGACCTGGTGCTGGTGCATCACGGCTATTTCTGGAAAGGCGAAAGCCCGTGCATCACCGGCATGAAACAGCGCCGCCTCAAGACCCTGCTCAAGCACGACATCAGCCTGCTGGCGTACCACCTGCCGCTGGACCTGCACCCGGAGGTGGGCAACAACGTACAGTTGGCCCGTCAGTTGGATATCACCGTCGAAGGCCCGCTGGACCCGGACAACCTCAAGGTCGTCGGCCTCGTGGGCTCCCTGGCCGA from Pseudomonas fluorescens encodes the following:
- the algW gene encoding Do family serine endopeptidase AlgW produces the protein MLKALRYFGWPLLAGVLIAMLIIQRYPQWVGLPSLDVNLQQAPQTSAVQQGPVTYADAVVAAAPAVVNLYTTKVINKPAHPLFEDPQFRRFFGDNSPKQRRMESSLGSGVIMSPEGYILTNNHVSTGADQIVVALRDGRETLARVVGSDPETDLAVLKIDLKNLPSITIGRSEGLRVGDVALAIGNPFGVGQTVTMGIISATGRNQLGLNSYEDFIQTDAAINPGNSGGALVDANGNLTGINTAIFSKSGGSQGIGFAIPVKLAMEVMKSIIEHGQVIRGWLGIEVQPLTKELSESFGLTGRPGIVIAGILRGGPAEKAGMQVGDVILSIDGEPAGDGRRSMNQVARIKPTEKVAIQVMRNGKEIKLLAEVGLRPPPAPVKEQE
- a CDS encoding Nif3-like dinuclear metal center hexameric protein; the encoded protein is MAVALSTLVEEADRYLNSAKIADYCPNGLQVEGRPQVLRIVSGVTASQALLDAAVEAKADLVLVHHGYFWKGESPCITGMKQRRLKTLLKHDISLLAYHLPLDLHPEVGNNVQLARQLDITVEGPLDPDNLKVVGLVGSLAEPLSARDFARRVQEAMGREPLLIKGSAMIRRVGWCTGGGQGYIDQAVAAGVDLYLSGEASEQTFHSARENDISFIAAGHHATERYGVQALGDYLARRFALEHLFIDCPNPI